The window GATAGTATGACCAAATTCTCCGGCATTCCCGTTTAATCCTCGATATAATGAACCGCTGGTAACAAACCCTCCCCCTACACCCCAGTCGGTAAAGACATAAAAAAAGTTGTCAAATTGTTTTCCGTAACCATACATTTTTTCCGCAACAGCCGAAGCCTTCGCTACGTTTTCAACTAATACTGGATAGGGAAAGGAATTCTCAAATACTTGAAAAGCATTGACGTTATTCCAGCCAAAAAATGGCGATTGATTAATGAGAGGTCCAGCTTTGAAGAGGAATCCTGGGGTTCCAATACCGACGCCAGCAATTTTGTTTGGTAACAAATTATGTGAACGACAAAGCTGGGAGATTTTTTCCGAAAGCTGATTAGCAATAGACAAAGGACCGTGGGAAGGATCAGGAAAATATTGTTCACGTTTTAAAACAGTACCGGTTAAATTGCAAAGTATAATTTGTCCTTTTCGGGAAATCTCCACTCCAAAGACATATTGATGCTCACTGTTGAGGTCTATCAAGAGTGGCTTCTTCCCCCGCAACGACTCACCCTTTCCAATTTCTTTTAATATACCTTCTTGAATTAAAGAGTCAATAATTCGGGAAACCGAGGGCAAAGAAAGACCGCTGATTCGTGAAATCTCCGATCGAGAAAGCGATCCCTGTTTCCGAATCAATC of the Candidatus Atribacteria bacterium ADurb.Bin276 genome contains:
- the nagC_3 gene encoding N-acetylglucosamine repressor, with amino-acid sequence MRGTPSLIRKINRSNIIGLIRKQGSLSRSEISRISGLSLPSVSRIIDSLIQEGILKEIGKGESLRGKKPLLIDLNSEHQYVFGVEISRKGQIILCNLTGTVLKREQYFPDPSHGPLSIANQLSEKISQLCRSHNLLPNKIAGVGIGTPGFLFKAGPLINQSPFFGWNNVNAFQVFENSFPYPVLVENVAKASAVAEKMYGYGKQFDNFFYVFTDWGVGGGFVTSGSLYRGLNGNAGEFGHTIIQQNGVPCYCGNLGCLEQYTSTDAIVREAKAINKNFKDFDSVMIAYQLGDTVIASLLKKSGEILGKGVANIINLLNPEAIIIGGEIARKCPIYIQSAIEKAHDAVFSLEAQKTPIFTSQLGEDAVATGMASEIISNFINENLTMKREG